The Gossypium hirsutum isolate 1008001.06 chromosome A13, Gossypium_hirsutum_v2.1, whole genome shotgun sequence nucleotide sequence AATCTTTACACTATCTGTGAAACATTTCAGATCAAGATTGATTTATTATTAGATCGTAAGATAAGATCCAGAAATAAGGTTGCAGTTGATGTACCTGCAGAAAAGCCCTTACTCACCATTTCCTTAAGAAGTTGTGTTGCCTTCGAGGTATAGCTGTTTCGAAGAAATCCCCGGATCATTATATTATAACAGAAGCTATCAGGCAAACAATCATTCTCTTCCATGCTCCTAAACAACTGGCATGCTTCATCTGGCAGTCCCTCTGTACAGAACCGGTTAATCATTATAGAATATGTGTAAACATCGGGTTTTAAACCATTGACAAAGAGCTCATGAAATAATTCCTTTCCAGTTTCAATATTCCCAGCTTTGCACAAGCCATCAATTAAGATATTATAAAAGACGATATCAACTTCCAATCTACTCTTCTGCATTGCTTGAAAAAGTTTCAATGCCTCTTCAAGTTTACCACTTTTGCATAAACCATCCAACAAAATCGAACATGTCACTAGATTTGGAACTGGCCCAGAAGTAAGCATCATCCTCAAAAGTTTACATGCAGTAGAAACTCTCCCTAACCGACACATACCTTGCATAAGAGTGTTGTATGTCACTGTATCAGGAATTTGTCCGTTTTGAGCTAGTTCATCAAAGAGTTCCATTGCTTCGTCCAACCTCTTAGCTTTGCAATATCCGTTGATCATAATGTTGTAACTATGTATATCAGGTGCACAACCCTTCTCAATCATCAGCTGAAATACACTTTTAGCTTTATCCATTTGGTTTTGCAAGCAATGGCCGTCTACTAACACACTATAGGTAACAACATCAGGCTCAATGCCTTGCTTTATCATTGTGTCAACAATATCTTTAGCTTCAGCAAGCATCCCTTCCTTGCAATATGCATCAATACATATATTGTACGTGATAAGATTAGGCTCAATGCCATGCTTTCTCATTGTGTCAAGTATTTCTATCGCTTCCGAAATCATCCCCTCCTTGCAATGTGCATCGATCAATACGTTATACGTgacaatatcacatgaaatattGTTATCCACCATTTCATTCAAAAGCTGCATTGTCTCCTTTTGTTGGCCCAAATTACACAAAGCATGAATTAAGCAATTATAACTAACGATATTTGGTCTAATGCCCTTAGCCTTCACTTCGGAGAAGAGATCGAGAGCCTCATTTAGTAACCCGTTTTTACAAAGACAGTCAATGACTGTGCTATATGCTACAATATTGGGTTCAAAGCCTCTTTCTTCCATCATCCTAAGAAACCTAACAGCTCGATAGGTATTCCCAGTCTTACACAAACCGTTAAGTATGGTGCTGTAAACAATTAAATTAGGTCGATACCCTTGCCCAATCATTTCATCAAACAAACCCACAGCGTGAGAAATCTGACTTTGATTACAAAGTCCATTAATCAAAGTGGAAAAAGTTACAACAGTAGGTTCAACACCTAACTTGAGCATTTTTCCCCAAAACAGAAAACCCACAATCAAGTTGACCTAGGTGACAAAAGCAATTAGTTAAGATGTTCAAAGTATAAACATCAGGGGAAACTCGGAAGAATTCCATCTGCTTACACATAGAAACAGCAATGGCATATCGTTTCATTCGAACAGTGGCTCCTAATAATTTGTTGAATTCCACAACAGAAGGCATTGGGTACTTGTGAATCATCTTATTAAACGAAAACAAAGCATCATCAACATTATCCAAACTATCATACTTTTTTGGCTTTCCCCTTGCAGGCATGGAATTCTTACTTAAAGCATTGATATGGGTAGCAACAGTGTTAAAAGAACAAGAAGAGTGGAAATTAGAAGGATTCCTTCCACCATTAACAATTGGATGCAAAATTATAGAAGAGTAAAGCTTACCCATATCTTGAATCGAAGCAAAATGGAAAAGTAAGTGCTGAGAGCTTCAGACGAAACCACAAATGGCAAGCATATGTCCTCAGTGTTGGAGAAGTGATGTTTTGGGCCGAAAACTGTTGACATGAAAGGCAATAAGAAAGATTCTCTTAATATGAGAAAATGTTAGTTTCCTCTGAGTTGGGCTGACGAATTCAAACTGAGTTCACCATGTCCAGCGCTTCGGCCCGAAACTTATTCTTGCAGGCAGAGCAAAGCTCTTCttagttattaaaaaaaaataaaactaaaatacgATTAACAATTAACTTATAGAATCCACAAAAGATTTGCACTTCATTTATATATCACAGCTGATTTTCTCaaatatataatgatttaatatattCTTATTTTGAgtgttattaaaaaaattaacactcataattatcttaaaacaaattatagttaaaattttaaaatagggataaatttcaaaactataaacatgaattatggtttaatgtacaagtgtatacatgaattttgattttatgtaattttatacataaaattttgatttgatccaattattgtaaattattaacacaattatagatataacatcattttatgttcatatattgcatacataaataataatatttatctaatataaaaataaattgatgtatttatttctttaaatgtatatgattaaatcaaaattaaagtttcaagtatacatttaaACCTTTCAAGTGTATAActacaccaaattaaaatttatgtatatattaatgcattaaatcaaaatttatatataattttaagatttattcctttaaaatatcatttaggaatagaattcaaaatttatggagaaaatttgaattcaaaacaTATGAGCATCTCATCCATAtcaatttttatctttaattatagcttgcatttttttttattgaaaatctgttaataatattttcagaattaaattttaaatttccttttCTAAACTGTTTAACAATATATTTTTGGGAATGTTAGGCTCCgtttacattttacatttttatttttgaaaaaccgtttttatttttataaatatattaaaattagaactgagattatttgtaaatattaagataaatttatttatagctatgaccaaattaacaaaatatataattgttgagagctaaatatattattatatcaattttaaaattatcatgtCATTAATATGTTACAGGCTTAATAACATTTAatggaaaacaataaaaaaaaaacatgattagttgagttatgattttaaaaaaatttataattgaatgaCAACTAAAAATATTggcaattaatataatttatcttaaaaaatttatattgtaTAAGTAAAAGTTTTTAGtacttttatgttatttaaataaaGCAATCCCATTTTTTGTGATCTATACATTGtatattgttttatattattaaaacagtccttggaAGGTTGTGCAAGTGACATCTGTCTAGCTTTTGAACAAATAATCTTAATCGTTTTAATTTACGTATATCTTGAATCGAagcaaaatgaaaaaacaaaagcTGAACTCCTAATAAAACCACAAATGGCGACATACACTACCACAAGAACTTATGTTCCCATCTATACTCCATTTTAAACAGCTATTCTCTTAAAGTCTGAGATAGCATAATTTGATGTTTACGATGGCAATATTCAGTGTAACACTCTATACTCGACCTTATTGTTAGATTTTTGttataatatgttatatttgttgtagaaataattataattaattcaaaattaaatttatacaattgatatgataattatcaaacaattatatgTTCTTTATTCATACTAAAGTAAATCTTGTTACAAATACGTTAGTGAAATAAACAGtaatgtaaaatattaatttaaatcacaAGATCGAACcagaacaatatatatataaaatttgaaaaacagaaattgaaaataaaactaGATTGAAATTTTGTACTCTTAAGTAAACAGAAATCCGACTGGTAGTTGAGGCCTGTTTTCACGGTTTCTTTAAGACAGGTTTGGTTGCTTCTTTGGTGCTGGAGAAATATTGGTCAACTATCTCCCATGATACAACAACGAGATGAGCATGGCAGTAGCACAACTGCAATGATCAACGAACTGTAACCTAGTTTTCTTCTATGACCGAAAATAGGTTCGAAATATGCAAGGAAAATATCTCAATTTTTTTGCAGGAGAAAATTTCAGTGTGCTTTTTCACCtgcaaattattttggtttaaataaaatattcaaaatgaaagaaattttggaatttttgatTAATGGAGCCATTAATGTCCGTGAATTAAAGAGTCTTAAAAATCCAAATTAACATCTGAATTAAATGAgccattaaacaaaatttaacatTTGTCCTTTTAATTCCAAACAGAATTTGAAGAGATAAGTTttgttaaagaaaaataaaattacgtATTGGGCTAAAATATTCGCAGGCTTAGAAAGGCCTGACCGGTCCGAACATTTTGCGTCGCCCATGTCATGCGGGTGCGTCCCCAAACTCTGCGGGTTTGGATTGCACCCCCATACGCGAGGGAATGCATTAGTTTATTTATTCAATAACCACCAAGTTTGTTCATATGTAAAAACATATTCCACACTTGATATTTAACCAGTATAGAACTAAGTTTTCCCTTTCCCTCAACATAATTTACAAGTGGCTTACTTTAAGCATATGATATAtagttgtaaaggtctcatggggtagaatataaaaccataattttatgattcaaatctcCACCTTTACCAATCGAGAATATGTCTCAAAGCttctaaaaatctattttttttcaacaatcccccacatgaatgaaattgataattttaaCGAAAAACATTGACTCAATGTGGTGATAGAATCTACGATCAATAGTTGTATAGGATAGGTAGGCATCAACCATTGAACCTTTCCTTctgaaaatatatttactttactagTTTACTAGTAGATGCGATGTCCTTGAACTATTCTACCGTTTGTGTAAACGATGATACACCTCACACAACTACCTCTCTAGCTAGGTTTTAGTTCTCATAGGTATGTTCATATGGCTATGAACTTCTCTTGATTCTGCAAGACTTTGAGAGAACTTTGCCCGAGTAGCCTCTTCGAAGTGACCCCACTTCACTCTCACATAGGTGACTTATGTTGCTCGGCTCACTGAAACACACAATGGTTATTAAAAGCATTATTTAACCTATCCCACTTTTAATCACTGTTTATATCATAGGAACAAACTTGGGATAAGAACCCCACAGTGACTTCACAAGGTCTATGCAAGTAGGTTGTCAATTTGAACCTAGATCTTGGCATCTCTAGTCAACTAGGTTATGTTTTCCTTCGCATAATACCTTTAATATTTATGGGCTTTAGTTTCTTTCAATGTTTTATCAACCTGATCGCGATTTAAGCCTTTAGTTAGCAGATCTGCAATgttatcttttaattttacaaaaccaATAGAGATAACTCCATTTGAGATCAGTTCTCTAACGGTATTGTGTCGACGAAGCATATGTCTCGACTTACCATTATACATTAAGTCCTGTGCTCTACCAATTGTTGCTTGGTTATCACAATATATGCATATTGTGGGCACAAACTTTGGCCAATCAGGAATATCTTCTAAGAAGTTTCAAATCCATTCAGCCTCTTCTTCAGATTTGTCTAGAGCTACAAACTCATATTCCATTTTAGATCTGGTTATAATCGTTTTTCTTGAGGATTTCCATGACACAACTCTTACTCTCAATGTAAAAATATATCCACTTGTGTCTTTGGTATATTGAATATTAGATATACAACTAGCACCACAAAAGCCTTTTAAAATAGCAGGATCTCTGGAATAATGAAGTTCATAGTCTTAAGTATATCTGAGATATCTCAAAACTCTCACAATTACTTTCCAGTTGTTTTCCCCTTAATTGCTTGTGAATCTGCTTAAACTACTCACAATGAAAGCAATATCTGGTCTAGTAAAGCTCATAAGGTACATTAGACTACCTATGATCTTTGCATATACCACTTGGTTAacattttcaccttttttttttggacAGATGTTGGCTCGTATCTATTGGAGTTCTGGCTATACCAGAATCATCATTACTAAATTTCCTAGGAATCTTGTCCACATTGTGTGATTAAGTTAATATGAGATCTTCAGATGACCTCGTGATTTGGATGCCTAAAATCATATTAGCTAGTCTCATATCTTTCATGTCAAATCttgaatttaacatgtctttCATATGTTTTACCATTTCATTGTTACTTCCAACAATgagtatgtcatcaacatataagcaTAGGATTATATATCCAATGTCGATAGTTTTGACATACACACATGTTTCACACTTATTAATCTTAAATCAATTTGTCATGATGACATTATCAAACTTTTCATATCATTGCTTTGGTGTTTGCTTAAGTTCATAAAAAGACTTCACCAATTTCCTTTCTTATCTTGGAACTACATGACCCTCAGGTTGTTCCATGTAAATCTCTTTATCAAGATCTCCATTTAGGAAAGCTGCTTTAACATTCATTTGATGTACTTCTAGATTCCGTAAGGCGGCAATTGCAAGTATCATCGTTATAAAAGTTATCATGGATACTAAAGAAAAAATATCAAAGTAGTCAAGGTATTCCTTTTGTCTATAACCTTTTATAATCAATCTGGCCTTGTACTTATCAATTGTTCCATCTGTTTTTATTTTCCATATGAAAATCCACTtaaattttaatggtttaattcccGGAGGAAGATCCACTAATTCCTACGTATGATTTTGCAATATGGAGtcaatttcacttttaataacaACTTTCCATAAAATGTTTTCATATGACCGTATAACATTATTATACGTTTGAGGTTCAACCTCTACTATAAAGGTTAGAAAATCAAATCCAAAATATTTTTCCACCCTTGCTCGTTTATTCCTTCTTGGCTCTATCTCAATTTCAACCTCTTGTTGAATGTCTTGACTATTTTCATATATAATCTTTGAAGTTCATTTCATTGAACTTGAATCACCTTCCCTGGTTTTACAAGGGAAGATATTTTCAAAGAATGAGACATTCTTTAATTCCAATATAGTATTCTTGTGAATGTTAGGATTCTTTGATTCATACATAAGAAACCGATATGCATTGATATGATTTGTATAGCCAATGAAAATGCAATCCACCGTTTTAGGACATATTTTCATTTGCTTTAGTAATGGAGTCATTACCTTCGCAAAACACCCCCACACTTTCAAATAGTTGTAGGAATGTTTTCTACCTTTCCATAATTCATATGGTGTCTTGTCCCTTTTCTTGcaggaaaattatttaaaaggtaattagctGATAGAATAGCTTCTCCCCACAAATTCTGTGATAACCCAAAGCTTCCTAGCAATGTGTTCATCATTTCCTTTAGAGTCTGATTTTTTCACTTGGCTACTCCAGTGATTGAAGAGAGTATTGTGGTGGCACTTCATAAATAATACCATGTTGTGCACAGTATTCaccaaatggttcaacatattcacCACCACATCACTTCTCACcatcttaatctttttattatgtTGGGTTTTAACTTCTTGTTTATAGAGAATAAATTACTCTATAGCTTTATCCTTGCTCTTAAGCAAATATACGGAGCAATATTTTGTGCTATCATCaatgaaggtaataaaatattcattcccTCCTCTAGTTTAGACAAACTTTAAGTCACAAATATTGTTATGTATTAGATCAAGTGGTTTTGTACTTCTTTCAACAGTTTGAAATGAATACCTTCTTAATTTTGCCTGAACACAAGTTTCACATTTGTGATTATAATTAATGTGAGATGAATGAATGTgctctaaattaattaatctatGCAAAGTATCATAATTAACATGTCTGAGCCTACCATTCCATAAATTAAACGACTCAAGCATATAAGCAGAAGAAGAAGCAATATTCTTATTCATTGTCTTTGCTTTTACAAAGATTACATTAAGTTTCCACGTGTCATTTAATACATATCCCCTTCCCACATACATTCCCTCGTTAGACAAAATTAGTTTCTGGGATTCAAACATCATCCTAAAGCCATGTACACTTAGGAGTGTCTCAGAAACAAGGTTCTTACGTATGTCAGGCatatacaacacattttgaagctTGAGATATTTGCCAAAAGTCATCTTCAAGACCATAGAGCCATTTCCCTTGATCTTGGAAGTGACGACATTGCCCATATAAAGCTTCTCCCTTTCGTCACAAGGCACCAACTCAGAAAATGAGTCTTTTTCGCAGCAGATATGATGTGTGACACCAGTATCAAGCTACCATTCTCTTGGATTTGAGTTAACCATGTTGACTTCAGAAATCACAGCATAAAAGTCTATATCAGACACTTCCTTCGAAATTTATTCTACAGCATTGGCCTAGTTAGCTCTAACTTTCTTTGGAAGCCTACAATCAGATGACTTATGCCCCATCTTGTTGCAACTGAAGCATTTCCCTTGAAATTTTTGCTTTTTCGAAACATCACCTTTTGGTCCCAGTTTAGACCCATTCTGAGGTTATTTTCCCTTCTTGAAGTCCTTCTTAACTTATACCACGTTTTCCTTAGCACCATTGACATTTGTTGCTTTGTCGAGTTTTTTGTCAGTACCTTTATTCTCTTCTTCAACTTGAAGCCTGACAATCAGGTCTTCCActgacattttctttcttttgtgcttTAGGTTGTTCTTGAAGTCATTCCAAATAGGGGGTAGCTTCTCAATAATGGCTCCCACTTGAAAGGATTCACTTATGACCATCCTTTCAATAAAAATTCCATGAAAGATTAGTTGAAGTTCCTGCACTTGATTCATAACTAGTTTAGAATCAACCATAACAAAATTCAAGGGTTTGGAAACCAAAAACTTTTTAGCTCCAGCATCTTCGGTTTTGTATTATGGTCCAATGATATTCATAATTCCTTGGCCGTCTTCTTGACACTGTATACTTCGTACAGTGCATCGGACAACCCATTCAAGATGTAATTTCGACACGAAAAATGAGAATGCTCCTAAGATTCAATATTAGTGAAGGCGGTAACTTCATCTACCTCACCCTCTTTAACAGTAGGAGGGTCATCCTTCAAAATTTTGACCAAGTTCAACATGGTCAAATAGAGTAACATCTTCTGTTGCCATGTCTTGAAAATCTGTCTAGAGAATTTCGCAGGCTTCTAGTTATGTCTTACAGCCACCGGCAACATTATTTTTTGATTCGAAGCCTGAGTTGGAACCAACACTCCAGGTCGTGAATTAGGTGAATTGGTGGGAGTTTCCATTTTCTGTTAAGATTTTAGAAACAGAACccaaattagtaataataataaacagaAAATTTAATTTCTAGTTTATACTACCCTTCGGTTTTATTAAACGACAGAATTTTGTTAggaactaaaaattctgaaacaaaattaataaccaaTTTCTGGTAACAAAATTGTTACTCTCAAACCATTACTGTTAACAACAGAAATCGAATAAATTTTGTTAAACAGTAAGAATAGAATCTTGAAATAGAATTGTTCAATTGATTTCTATTTAGAAATAGAAAATTGAACAAATTCTGTTGAACGACAGGAATAGAATCCTAAAACAGAATTGTTCAATTGATTTCTATTTACAAATAGAATACAATTTCACATCGGTGTCCTATTTGTCTTGGATTAGAAAGTGGTAAAGATTTGTCTTAAGATTATTGCAAATACGTTAGTGAAATCAAAAGtaatgtaaaatattaatttcgaTCACAAGATCAAACCAGaacaatatagatatatataatctaaaaaaaattggaaataaaattagATTGAAATTTTGTACTCGTAGGTAGACATAAATCCGACTGGTAGTTGAGGCATGTTTTCACAGTTTC carries:
- the LOC107894622 gene encoding pentatricopeptide repeat-containing protein At1g63330, encoding MGKLYSSIILHPIVNGGRNPSNFHSSCSFNTVATHINALSKNSMPARGKPKKYDSLDNVDDALFSFNKMIHKYPMPSVVEFNKLLGATVRMKRYAIAVSMCKQMEFFRVSPDVNLIVGFLFWGKMLKLGVEPTVVTFSTLINGLCNQSQISHAVGLFDEMIGQGYRPNLIVYSTILNGLCKTGNTYRAVRFLRMMEERGFEPNIVAYSTVIDCLCKNGLLNEALDLFSEVKAKGIRPNIVSYNCLIHALCNLGQQKETMQLLNEMVDNNISCDIVTYNVLIDAHCKEGMISEAIEILDTMRKHGIEPNLITYNICIDAYCKEGMLAEAKDIVDTMIKQGIEPDVVTYSVLVDGHCLQNQMDKAKSVFQLMIEKGCAPDIHSYNIMINGYCKAKRLDEAMELFDELAQNGQIPDTVTYNTLMQGMCRLGRVSTACKLLRMMLTSGPVPNLVTCSILLDGLCKSGKLEEALKLFQAMQKSRLEVDIVFYNILIDGLCKAGNIETGKELFHELFVNGLKPDVYTYSIMINRFCTEGLPDEACQLFRSMEENDCLPDSFCYNIMIRGFLRNSYTSKATQLLKEMEEVNVVVEVESHNHSAQRRGYCGARCRGGYSCGRAGHGSRGGLFVYS